From Pseudomonas sp. AN-1:
TTGGTCGGAAAAACATTTTCGGAATACTACGAATCTCTTTCCAAGTCAAAAGCACTAGAAAAAGATAAAAACATTGCAGCAGGGCTTCTGAAAGAATACTCCCGAATCATTGAGGAGCTTTCTGGAAGTTCAGAGCCGCTAAATGTTTCATTTCTTCAGGTGTCCCTGCAAGAAAAAGAGAACCAATTAGAACGCTTGCACAACGCTAGGAACAAATTCAAAAGCAATAGAGAGATCAAAGGGTCAGTAGTAGACTATGCACTAATAGATATAAAGAACCAAATTACCGAGAAACAGCTAGCCTTAAGCAAATTAAATCAAGACCTGATATCAACCATAGGTGAAAAACGACAATTAAACACCATAAAAGAAAATACTCTAAGAGAAATCTCTCAAATCGTAAAAATTATTCACTCGCATGATCAGCTTAATTTATTCTCAGCAGATACATGCCCCTACTGCTTAGGCAAAGTTGAACGAGCAACAGGTCATTGTGTTTGCGGCTCAGAGATACAAGAGGAGCAGTACCAACGCTTCTTCTATACATCCAAAGAATACAAAGAAATCTATAAAGCAAAAATCAAAACGACCCAAACCATTGAAATAGCCATAACTGATTGCACTCAAGACCTAAAGATCATTCAGGATAATATTCGCAAGCTGGAAACAGAAATCCCAGAGCTAATGCGAAAAATAGAAGAGCGAGTTGACAATCTAGACGCCCCAGTAGATCTAGACACAATTAATGATATTGATGATGAGATCCTAAACACTCGTCAAGATATAGAAAAGATACGCCAGCAAATTGAAGCTGAAAGCAAAAATGTTCGCCTTACAAATGACTACGAGCGAAAGAGAAGCGAACATGAGATTTCAAAGCTGCAAACAGATGAGTTAGAGGCGAAAGCAAAAATAGATATTCGAGGCAAGGTAGGGAAGCTCAGCTTAATTTATAACAAATTAATGACTGACTCCCTACCTGACTGCAACGCTGCTCGCATAAGTTTAGATGACTACCTCCCGATAGTTGGCAGTGGTGAATATAGAGAGGCCAGCTCAGCCGTATCAAGGCGACTTATGTATTACCTCGCCCTCATGAATTTATCCCTGTCACAAGAAGACGTGCCGTTTCCTAAATTCTTGCTCATCGACACGCCAGAAACATCAGGAATTGAGCTGGACAACCTTAAACGTTGCCTTGAAAAAATTGGTGAGCTTGGTAGCTATGGAAAATCTTATCAAGTTATACTCACTACGGGCCTTAAAAAATATCCTGACAGCTTTAAAGTGCATAGAAAAATTTATCTTCCAGACAAGCAGCATCGCTTATTATTCAAAAAATAAACGGCACAATAAGGGCATATATTACTCACAAATTATGCCCTCAACGTCTTGTAAAGATCTGCTTGTGCCGCAGGTGCCGTTGAACAACATCTGAGGCTACTCCAAAGGGGATGAGGGGCTTATCTGCTTGGCGCAGTGAGTCGCCCCGATTTCCGCATGAACCGAAAGACCGCTTCTGGCCGATTTCTGCCTGTCGCAACGGGCCGCTCTGGGTCGTCGTCACCATGACCGGCATTGCTCGGGCAGGCAACCGGCCAGCCAAGCCGCTACCACCACACTGCTCTTGCGTCCTACAAAAAAGGGCCGGCTTGCGCCGGCCCTCCTCTCACCTCACTTCACTCACAGCGCCGTATCCTCCTGCGCGCGCGAACTACCCCCAAGCTTCTTGACGAAGTGGTGGCAGCCGATCTGGTAGTGATGGCGCATGTACAGGCGATGGGCCGCCGCGCGCTCGCGGCCGACGCCGGAGTCCAGGTGCATGGCGCTGCAGCCCAGGCGCGCCGCCTCGGCCTCGGCCCACTCCATCAGGCGGTCGCCGAAGCCCCGCCCGCGCCACTTCGGCAGGGTGGCGATGTCGACGATGTACAGCGACTGCCCCAGCCACAGCGAGTGCTGGATGCGGTAGCCGAGCACGGCGGCGGCCGTGGGTGAGTCGTCGGCGAAGATGCCGGCCAGTTGGTAGCCGTTGGGCCGCAGCTGCTGGTCGATCACCCGCACCATCTCCTCCGGCGCGTAGTGCGGCCAGAGTTCGCGCAAGGCGTCGACCGCGCTGGCGGTGTTGTCTGCCGTGATCGGTACGACCGGGATGTTCAAGGGGACCTCCTTTTCGGGCTGCGTTCCGTGGTTGGGGCAGGCCTGACGCTCTGTTGCGTCGGCTGACGCGAAAGGGCCGGCTTGCGCCGGCCCGGGCGCCAGATCCGTAGGGGCGAATTCATTCGCCTTGGCGGGGTATCCGGGCGAATGAATTCGCCCCTACAGGAGTGGGCCGGGCGCAGAGGCCGCGCCGGCCCTTCTCAGCTCACTTCGCCCACTGCGCCGTGTCTTCCAGCGCGCGCTCGAAGCGTTCGAGCAGCAGGCCCATCTCCTGTTCGTCGATGATCAGCGGCGGGCAGAAGGCGATGGCGTCGCCCATGGCGCGGGTGATCAGGCCGTGCTGCTGGGCGCGGCCGGCCAGGTAGCGGCCGAGGGTGCCGGTGGCCTGGTACGGCGCCTTGCTGTCCTTGTCGCCGACCAGTTCGACCGCGGCGATCAGGCCGCAGCCACGCACCTCGCCAACCAGCGGGTGGTCGGAGAAGCGGCGCAGCGCGGCGTGCATGCGCTCGCCCATGGCCGCGGCGTGGGCGACCAGGTTCTCCTCCTCGATGATCTTCAGGTTCTCCAGCGCCACCGCGGTGGCCACCGGGTGGCCGCTGGCGGTGAAGCCGTGGCCGAGGGTGCCGAGCTCGCCGCTCTGCGCCTCGATCGGCTGGTACACCGCGTCGTTGATCAGCACCGCGGCGATCGGCTGGTAGGACGAGGACAGCTGCTTGGACACCACCATGATGTCCGGGCGGATGCCGAAGGTCTGGCTGCCGAACATGTTGCCGGTACGGCCGAAGCCGCAGATCACCTCGTCGGCGATCACCAGGATGTCGTACTTGCGGCAGACCTGCTGGACCTTGGTCCAGTAGGTGTGCGGCGGCACGATGACGCCGCCGGCGCCCATCAGCGGCTCGCCGATGAAGGCGGCGATGGTTTCCGGGCCCTCGGCGAGGATGCGCTGCTCCAGCTCGGCGGCCAGGCGGTCGGCGAACTGCTCCTCGCTCTCGCCCGGCAGCGCGTGGCGGTAGTGGTGCGGGCAGCCGACGTGCAGGAAGCCCGGCAGCGGCAGGCCGAAGCCGCGGTGGTTGGCCGGCAGGCCGGTGAGGCTGGCGCTGGCCACGGTGATGCCGTGGTAGGCGTTGGTGCGGGCGATGAACTTGTTCTTCTCCGGCTTGCCGAGGGCGTGGTTGCGGTACCACACCAGCTTGACCACGGTGTCGTTGGCCTCGGAGCCGGAGTTGGTGAAGAACACCTTGCTCATCGGCACCGGCGCCATCTGGATCAGCTTCTCGGCCAGCTCGATGCTCGGCCGGTGCGCCTTGTGGCTGAACAGGTGGTAGAACGGCAGGGTCTCGAGCTGCTGCTGCGCGGCGCGGATCAGGCGCTGGTTGCTGAAGCCCAGCGCGGCGCTCCACAGCCCCGACATGCCTTCGATGTAGTCCTTGCCCTGTTCGTCGTAGACGTACACGCCTTCGCCGCGCTCGATGATCAGCGGGCCCTGCTCCTGGTGCAGGCGGGCGTTGGTGTAGGGGTGCAGCTGGTAGTGGATGTCCTTCTCTTGCAGCGATTGGCTCATGACGCACGCTCCATGGGGGTTGGGCAAGGCATTCGGGGCTCAGGCGGTCTGGCGCTGCCTGTTGAACCCGGGCAGGTCGGCGAGCTGGGCGTCGATCTGCTCGATGATGTAGGCACCGATCGGGATGGCCGAGGTGGCCGCCGGCGACGGCGCGTTGCACACGTTGACGCTGCGCCGGGTGTTGCGGAACAGGAAGTCCTCGATCAGCTTGCCCTCGCGGGACACCGCCTGGGCGCGCACGCCCGCCGGGTAGGGCTTGAGATCCTTGAGTTCGATGCTCGGGCAGTACTTGCGCACTTCCTGCAGGTAGCCGCGCTTGAACAGCGAGTTGCGCATCTCGACCAGGCCGGGGCGCAGGTTGTTCTTCAGCACCTTGAGGATGCCCGGGTCGGTGAGCATGGCGAAGGTGTCGGACAGCGAGATGTCGCGCTTGCGGTAGCCCTCGCGCTTGAGCGCCAGCACCGCGTTGGGGCCGACGGTGACGGTGCCGTCGATCATCCGCGTCAGGTGCACGCCGAGGAACGGCATGGACGGGTCGGGGATCGGGTAGATCAGGTGGTTGACGATGCGGTTGTGCTCGGCCGGCAGCAGGTAGTACTCGCCGCGGAACGGGCAGATGCTGAAGCCCGGGTCGAGGCCGAGCATGCGCACCACGCGGTCGGCCATCAGCCCCGAGCAGGAGACCATGAAGCGGCTGCTGAACTCGCCGGCCGAGGTCTTCACCACCATTTCGGTGGGGCGCTCGTCGAGGCCGATCACCTCGGTGCCGTAGCGGATCTCGCCGCCGCGCATCTGGAACTCGCGGGCCATGGCCGCGGTGACTTCGGCGTAGCTGACGATGCCGCTGGAGGGCACGAAGATGCCGCCGATGCCGGTGATGTTCGGCTCGCGCTCGCGCAGCTGTTCGGCGCTCAGCCATTCGCGCTCCAGGCCGTTGGCAGCGGTGCGCTCCCACAGCGCCTTCATCCGCTGCATCTCCAGCTCGTTGGTGGCGACCAGCAGCTTGCCGCACTCGTCGAAGCGGATGCCGTTCTCGGTGCAGAACTCCTTGGTCGCGCGGTTGCCGGCCAGGCAGAACTTGGCCTTGAGGCTGCCGGGGGTGTAGTAGACGCCGGCGTGGATCACACCGCTATTGTGGCCGGTCTGGTGGCGCGCCGGAGCGGATTCCTTCTCCAGCAGCAGCATCCGGCGGTCCGGGTAGGCGCGGAGCAGTTGCATGGCGGTGGACATGCCGATGATGCCGCCGCCGATGATGATGAAGTCGTACACCTTGTCTGCCCTTCTTCTGGAATGGTGGTTATGGGGCACGCGGGGACGACGCACGCAAGCCGTCCCCGCGAATGGCGAGCAGAACCTTACTGGCGCGGCTGGCGCAAGACCTTCTTGTGGGTGAAGTAACCGCGCTGGCGCATCAGCTCGCGGCGCAGGCCGGGATGGGCGATGAAGCGGTCGCGGCCGTGCAGCCAGCAGTGGTTGTTGATCAGCAGGAAGCTGCCCACCGGCACGCGCACCGACAGCTTGGCTGGGCTGTTCTCGATGGAGTCGCCGAGATCGGCCAGCCAGTTGCCTTCCTCGAAGTTCTTCGGCTGCACGAACTGGTCGATGTAGCTGATGATCGGCCGGCCGGCGACGTCGGTGTCGAACACCGCGTGCCAGATGTCCTTGGTCACGTTCTTGCTCGGCGGCGCGCTCCAGCGCATCTCGCGACGGGCCAGCGGGTGGGTGTAGAAGTGCTCCAGCCCCTCCCAGTCGTCCAGGTGCAGCAGCAGCGAGTTGCCGCCTTCCATGTTCTGCTCGTCGATCTTCAGCATCAGCACGTAGTCGGTGTCCTGCTCGACGAAGGTGCCGTCGGTGTGCAGCTCCATCACCCGGTGGGCCTGGCGCAGGTAGCTGTCGGAGTTGTCCTCGTTCTTCACCACGAAGCGCGCGTAGTACTGGCCGCTCATGGCGTCGTAGTTGGAACGGCCGAACAGGTGGGCCACCGCGGTGGTGAACTTGACCATGTCCTCGGCCTGCTCCACCGAATCCAGCCCCTCGGGGGTGATCAGCAGGGCGCCGGTATCGCGGTCGGCCAGGCTGTCGATCAGCAGCGGCTGCAGGGTGTGGGCGCACAGCTCGTCGAGCAGGCGCGCGCAGCGGAAGCGCAGGAACGACTTGTACTCCAGCGCCTGCACCGGGTAGTCGGCGGTCGCGGCGAGGTAGGCCTCGACGGTGCTGCGCGGGAAGGTCAGCTGCAGCAGACGCGGCGAGATCGCCGACGGCGCCAGGGTGAAGCCCTGCGGCTCGACGGGCTGGGCGACGGAAGGCTTGAGTTGGACAACGCTGGACATGGCGGGCGCTCCTGGACAAGACGACAATGGGTTGAGACGTTTTTGTTTACTGTCGGCGTATTTGAAAAATATCGACATTTTTATCGCGTGTCAAAAATTTCCAACACCTGCGGACGAAAGGCGCAGTCAGCCCGCCATTGGGTATGATGGCCGGGCACCACGAGGAAGGACGGCGAACATGGAAACCCTTGTTTCCCAAGAGAATCTGGCGATCCGCGGGCATGAGCTGCTCAAGCGCGACATCATTCGCGGCGTGTTCCGCCCCGGCGAGAAGCTGCTGATGAGCGGCCTGAAGGCGCGCTACGGGCTGGGCGTCGGCCCGCTGCGCGAGGCGCTGTCGCAGCTGGTGGCCGAGCGCCTGGTGGTGGTCATCAGCCAGCGCGGCTACCGGGTGGCGCCGATGTCGCTCGGCGAGCTGTTCGATATTTACGACGCCCGCGCCAACCTGGAGGCCATGCTCCTCGGCCTGGCCATCGAGCGCGGCGACGACGCCTGGGAGGCGGAGATCCTCGCCCGTGCCCACACCCTGACCAAGGTGGTGGAGGTGCGCAACGCCGAGGAGCAGCTGAGCCTGTGGGACACCCGCCACAAGGCGTTTCACACCGCCATCGTCGCCGGCTGCGGCTCGCCGCAGCTGCTGCAGGTGCGCGCCTACCTGTTCGACCAGGCCGAGCGCTACCGCCACCTGTGGCTGCAGCACACGGTGTTCTCCGAGCAGGCGCTGGAGGCCAAGCGCCGCGAGCACGCCACGCTGATCGAGGCGATCCTCGCCCGCGACCAGGAGCGCGCCTGCCAGCTGATGCGCGAGCATCTGATGGGGCCGGTGCCGATCATCACCGAGCTGATGAAGGTCCAGGACGGAGCTCGCCGGCCCTCCGCCTAGGCGGCGGCCAGCCGCCATGGCATAGTGCCACGAACCACGAAAAGTGATCGGCGTCACGGAATTCGCCAGAAT
This genomic window contains:
- a CDS encoding AAA family ATPase, which gives rise to MGSLRIQKVVYEGTNYHFESPLFDENLILIEGDNGTGKSTFCNLIYYGLGGRVSEFSRKEKKEQHKQITEDKDNRVELYVKINNENYKLTRYIDDNDIAVSSTLEACNINTKSRILIHDNDQPTSIFQVFRSPEVEYIFSDWILSKLGITVVELYQGYRNFKINFNDLMRLIYHDQQPDPKGVYKKIDTQSNFMNDSELLRKAIFELLVGKTFSEYYESLSKSKALEKDKNIAAGLLKEYSRIIEELSGSSEPLNVSFLQVSLQEKENQLERLHNARNKFKSNREIKGSVVDYALIDIKNQITEKQLALSKLNQDLISTIGEKRQLNTIKENTLREISQIVKIIHSHDQLNLFSADTCPYCLGKVERATGHCVCGSEIQEEQYQRFFYTSKEYKEIYKAKIKTTQTIEIAITDCTQDLKIIQDNIRKLETEIPELMRKIEERVDNLDAPVDLDTINDIDDEILNTRQDIEKIRQQIEAESKNVRLTNDYERKRSEHEISKLQTDELEAKAKIDIRGKVGKLSLIYNKLMTDSLPDCNAARISLDDYLPIVGSGEYREASSAVSRRLMYYLALMNLSLSQEDVPFPKFLLIDTPETSGIELDNLKRCLEKIGELGSYGKSYQVILTTGLKKYPDSFKVHRKIYLPDKQHRLLFKK
- a CDS encoding GNAT family N-acetyltransferase; amino-acid sequence: MNIPVVPITADNTASAVDALRELWPHYAPEEMVRVIDQQLRPNGYQLAGIFADDSPTAAAVLGYRIQHSLWLGQSLYIVDIATLPKWRGRGFGDRLMEWAEAEAARLGCSAMHLDSGVGRERAAAHRLYMRHHYQIGCHHFVKKLGGSSRAQEDTAL
- a CDS encoding aspartate aminotransferase family protein, whose translation is MSQSLQEKDIHYQLHPYTNARLHQEQGPLIIERGEGVYVYDEQGKDYIEGMSGLWSAALGFSNQRLIRAAQQQLETLPFYHLFSHKAHRPSIELAEKLIQMAPVPMSKVFFTNSGSEANDTVVKLVWYRNHALGKPEKNKFIARTNAYHGITVASASLTGLPANHRGFGLPLPGFLHVGCPHHYRHALPGESEEQFADRLAAELEQRILAEGPETIAAFIGEPLMGAGGVIVPPHTYWTKVQQVCRKYDILVIADEVICGFGRTGNMFGSQTFGIRPDIMVVSKQLSSSYQPIAAVLINDAVYQPIEAQSGELGTLGHGFTASGHPVATAVALENLKIIEEENLVAHAAAMGERMHAALRRFSDHPLVGEVRGCGLIAAVELVGDKDSKAPYQATGTLGRYLAGRAQQHGLITRAMGDAIAFCPPLIIDEQEMGLLLERFERALEDTAQWAK
- the lhgO gene encoding L-2-hydroxyglutarate oxidase, whose translation is MYDFIIIGGGIIGMSTAMQLLRAYPDRRMLLLEKESAPARHQTGHNSGVIHAGVYYTPGSLKAKFCLAGNRATKEFCTENGIRFDECGKLLVATNELEMQRMKALWERTAANGLEREWLSAEQLREREPNITGIGGIFVPSSGIVSYAEVTAAMAREFQMRGGEIRYGTEVIGLDERPTEMVVKTSAGEFSSRFMVSCSGLMADRVVRMLGLDPGFSICPFRGEYYLLPAEHNRIVNHLIYPIPDPSMPFLGVHLTRMIDGTVTVGPNAVLALKREGYRKRDISLSDTFAMLTDPGILKVLKNNLRPGLVEMRNSLFKRGYLQEVRKYCPSIELKDLKPYPAGVRAQAVSREGKLIEDFLFRNTRRSVNVCNAPSPAATSAIPIGAYIIEQIDAQLADLPGFNRQRQTA
- the glaH gene encoding glutarate dioxygenase GlaH → MSSVVQLKPSVAQPVEPQGFTLAPSAISPRLLQLTFPRSTVEAYLAATADYPVQALEYKSFLRFRCARLLDELCAHTLQPLLIDSLADRDTGALLITPEGLDSVEQAEDMVKFTTAVAHLFGRSNYDAMSGQYYARFVVKNEDNSDSYLRQAHRVMELHTDGTFVEQDTDYVLMLKIDEQNMEGGNSLLLHLDDWEGLEHFYTHPLARREMRWSAPPSKNVTKDIWHAVFDTDVAGRPIISYIDQFVQPKNFEEGNWLADLGDSIENSPAKLSVRVPVGSFLLINNHCWLHGRDRFIAHPGLRRELMRQRGYFTHKKVLRQPRQ
- the csiR gene encoding DNA-binding transcriptional regulator CsiR, translated to METLVSQENLAIRGHELLKRDIIRGVFRPGEKLLMSGLKARYGLGVGPLREALSQLVAERLVVVISQRGYRVAPMSLGELFDIYDARANLEAMLLGLAIERGDDAWEAEILARAHTLTKVVEVRNAEEQLSLWDTRHKAFHTAIVAGCGSPQLLQVRAYLFDQAERYRHLWLQHTVFSEQALEAKRREHATLIEAILARDQERACQLMREHLMGPVPIITELMKVQDGARRPSA